The Hydrogenispora ethanolica genome includes the window TTTTTTCAAGGTCCGTTTTGGGCTTGCTCATGGAACTTGGGGGGTTCGCTGAATCGGCTTTTTGAGGGCGTTTTCCCCTGTTCAGCGAACCCTAATTAACGATTTGACTAAAGGATTGATGAGCATGTCTGATCCCTTATCCCGCGTCACCGAATATCTTCATCATTACCCCAACGTGAGCGCCGCTTGGCTTTTTGGTTCCATGGCGACCGGAAAGGCCGGTAAGAATAGCGATATGGACATCGCTATTTTATTCACGCCGGATCTGTCCAAATATGAGCGGTTCGATTTGCGGTTGCTTATCGGCGGAGAACTGGCGCGCCTGGCGGAAAGAGAGGTTGATGTGGTGGATATGGCGGCCGCTCCGTTGTATCTGCAACATCAAGTTCGGAAAACCGGGCGGCTGATTGTGGAGAAGGATCATGCGTATCGAGTCGCTTTTGATATCCGGTCGCGGCGGGAGTATTTTGATCTAGCGCCCGTTTTGGAACTTAGAAACCGGAGGTTGATTGAACGAAGCATCGGAGGGAGCGAGAATGGTTGATAGCAACTTGCTAAAGAACAAACTGGCGCAATTAGCGGATTATTTAGCCGATCTTCAGGATTCCCAGACTGTATCGTTGGATTTATATCGAAACGACAAAAAGACTCGCCGCTATATTGAGCGCACGTTGCATCTGGCGATCGAATGCTGCTTGGACATCGGGAGCCACATCATCGCGGACAACGGTTGGCGCGAGCCGGTCGACAATAAGGATGTATTCGCGGTGCTGGCGGAAAACGGCGTTTTTTCCCAAGAATTAGTGCCGAGGCTCCAAAAAATGGCCCAGTTTCGCAATGTGCTGGTTCATGATTACGCCAAAATCGACCCGGATATCGTATACCGGGTGCTGACGCAGAACTTGCCGGATATCCGGGAATTCATCCGCGCGGTAGAACGGTTGTTATGACGAGACAGGTTAACGGGGGTGATATGTCGTGGCCGGGAGTGAAATAAACGTCACCGCCACCCTGATCTGGTATTACTATATCTGCCACCGTGAGGTTTGGCTGATGGCCCGGCAGATCACGCCCGACCAGGATAATTCCAACCTGGAGATCGGACGGGTGATTCAGGATCAGCGTTATGCCCGGGAGAAGAAGGAGGTCGACCTTGGCGGCCTCAAGGTGGACATTCTGAAACGGGAAGGCGGCGAGTTGGTGATCGCCGAGGTGAAAAAAAGCTCCCGTTTTAAAGAGAGCGCCCGGATGCAACTGGCTTTTTACATAAAGAG containing:
- the cas4 gene encoding CRISPR-associated protein Cas4, giving the protein MAGSEINVTATLIWYYYICHREVWLMARQITPDQDNSNLEIGRVIQDQRYAREKKEVDLGGLKVDILKREGGELVIAEVKKSSRFKESARMQLAFYIKSLKTHGVIARGELRFPEEKQKEAVILDEQLEQELDRAEREILRIAYLEQPPRPEKIQWCKRCAYNEFCWT
- the mntA gene encoding type VII toxin-antitoxin system MntA family adenylyltransferase antitoxin, whose product is MSDPLSRVTEYLHHYPNVSAAWLFGSMATGKAGKNSDMDIAILFTPDLSKYERFDLRLLIGGELARLAEREVDVVDMAAAPLYLQHQVRKTGRLIVEKDHAYRVAFDIRSRREYFDLAPVLELRNRRLIERSIGGSENG
- the hepT gene encoding type VII toxin-antitoxin system HepT family RNase toxin, which translates into the protein MVDSNLLKNKLAQLADYLADLQDSQTVSLDLYRNDKKTRRYIERTLHLAIECCLDIGSHIIADNGWREPVDNKDVFAVLAENGVFSQELVPRLQKMAQFRNVLVHDYAKIDPDIVYRVLTQNLPDIREFIRAVERLL